The following proteins are co-located in the Diaphorobacter sp. HDW4B genome:
- a CDS encoding ParB/RepB/Spo0J family partition protein, with amino-acid sequence MVTKKPKGLGRGLEALLGPKVADKTPVAAVSIKDTGPVPEQGVGKLALTEMVPGMYQPRTRMDEGALYELAESIKQQGIMQPILVRKLVDGPNAGKYEIIAGERRFRASKLAGLNEVPVLVREVPNEAAAAMALIENIQREDLNPLEEAQGLQRLIREFGLTHEQAAQAVGRSRSAASNLLRLLNLADPVQTMLMAGDIDMGHARALLSLERATQITAGNQIAAKKLSVREAEALVKKLGAEFNLQPQKPKKEKTRDMKRVEEELSDLLTAEVEVRVKKRVKRHGRMEELGEVAIQFGSLESLNGLIERLRGNSSPN; translated from the coding sequence ATGGTCACGAAGAAACCCAAGGGCCTTGGTCGCGGACTCGAGGCATTGCTGGGCCCCAAGGTGGCCGACAAGACGCCGGTCGCCGCCGTCTCGATCAAGGACACAGGCCCCGTGCCGGAGCAGGGCGTGGGCAAGCTCGCGCTGACCGAGATGGTGCCCGGCATGTACCAGCCGCGCACGCGCATGGACGAGGGCGCGCTGTATGAGCTGGCCGAGAGCATCAAGCAGCAGGGCATCATGCAGCCCATCCTGGTGCGCAAACTGGTCGATGGCCCGAACGCTGGCAAGTACGAAATCATCGCGGGCGAACGGCGCTTTCGCGCGTCCAAGCTGGCCGGCTTGAACGAGGTGCCGGTGCTGGTGCGCGAGGTGCCCAACGAGGCCGCAGCCGCCATGGCGCTGATCGAAAACATCCAGCGCGAAGACCTCAACCCGTTGGAAGAGGCGCAGGGCCTGCAGCGTCTGATTCGCGAATTCGGCCTCACGCACGAGCAGGCGGCGCAGGCCGTTGGCCGCTCGCGCAGTGCCGCATCGAACCTGTTGCGTCTGCTGAATCTGGCCGATCCCGTGCAGACCATGCTCATGGCGGGCGACATCGACATGGGCCATGCCCGCGCGCTGCTCTCGCTGGAGCGCGCCACGCAGATCACTGCTGGCAACCAGATCGCCGCCAAGAAGCTCTCCGTGCGCGAGGCCGAGGCGCTGGTCAAGAAGCTGGGTGCGGAGTTCAACCTGCAGCCGCAAAAGCCCAAGAAGGAAAAGACGCGCGACATGAAACGCGTCGAGGAAGAGCTCTCCGATCTGCTCACGGCCGAGGTGGAGGTGCGCGTGAAAAAGCGCGTCAAGCGCCATGGCCGCATGGAAGAGTTGGGTGAAGTGGCGATCCAGTTCGGTTCGCTGGAGTCGCTCAACGGCCTGATCGAGCGTTTGCGCGGCAACTCGTCGCCAAATTGA
- a CDS encoding ParA family protein, which translates to MAKIFCIANQKGGVGKTTTTVNLAAGLAKIGQRVLLVDLDPQGNATMGSGVDKRALELSVYDVLLESASIKEAAVKAEQCGYQVLGANRELAGAEVELVTLEQREKRLKAALAAVDKDFDFVLIDCPPSLSMLTLNGLCSAHGVVVPMQCEYFALEGLTDLVNTIKQVHANLNPDLQVIGLLRVMYDPRITLQSQVSEQLKDHFGDKVFDTVIPRNVRLAEAPSYGLPGVVFDASAKGSVAFVEFAKEMVKRIKKM; encoded by the coding sequence ATGGCCAAGATTTTCTGCATTGCCAATCAGAAGGGTGGAGTCGGCAAAACCACCACCACCGTGAACCTTGCTGCGGGTTTGGCCAAGATCGGTCAGCGCGTATTGCTGGTGGATCTCGATCCCCAGGGCAATGCCACCATGGGCTCTGGCGTGGACAAGCGCGCACTGGAGCTCAGCGTGTACGACGTGCTGCTCGAATCCGCTTCCATCAAGGAAGCCGCTGTGAAGGCCGAGCAGTGCGGCTACCAGGTGCTGGGCGCGAACCGCGAACTGGCAGGTGCCGAGGTCGAACTGGTCACGCTGGAGCAGCGCGAAAAGCGCCTCAAGGCAGCGCTGGCGGCGGTCGACAAGGACTTCGACTTTGTGCTGATCGATTGCCCACCAAGCCTGTCGATGCTCACGCTGAACGGCCTGTGCAGCGCCCATGGCGTGGTCGTGCCGATGCAGTGCGAGTACTTCGCACTCGAAGGGCTGACCGATCTGGTGAACACCATCAAGCAGGTGCACGCCAATCTGAACCCGGACCTGCAGGTCATCGGTCTGCTGCGCGTGATGTACGACCCGCGCATCACGCTGCAAAGCCAGGTCAGCGAACAGCTCAAGGACCACTTCGGCGACAAGGTGTTCGACACCGTCATTCCGCGCAATGTGCGTCTGGCCGAGGCACCCAGCTATGGCCTGCCGGGCGTGGTGTTCGATGCGAGCGCCAAGGGCAGTGTGGCCTTCGTCGAATTCGCGAAGGAAATGGTCAAGCGCATCAAGAAGATGTGA
- a CDS encoding LysE family translocator yields MFGIADYGAFVAAIIVFLCIPGPGNLALITSTSKGGFRGGFASTFGVICADQVLMWAAVGGVAGVMAAYPAAFHMIQWLGAAYLAWIGWRMLRAKPGDAPVVNIKPHHYFKQGAIITLFNPKAIVFYMAFFPLFVNPQTHRGLTTFAAMAVTVAILTLLYATIMILLTHFLAERMRANPKIVSLLEKTAGIFLIGFGVKLAISK; encoded by the coding sequence ATGTTTGGTATTGCCGACTACGGTGCATTCGTCGCCGCGATCATTGTGTTCCTTTGCATTCCCGGTCCCGGGAATCTGGCGCTGATCACGTCCACCAGCAAGGGAGGGTTCCGTGGTGGATTCGCTTCCACCTTCGGCGTCATCTGTGCCGATCAGGTGCTGATGTGGGCGGCTGTGGGTGGCGTTGCTGGCGTGATGGCAGCTTATCCAGCAGCTTTTCACATGATTCAGTGGTTGGGTGCCGCCTATCTGGCCTGGATCGGCTGGCGCATGCTGCGCGCCAAACCCGGTGACGCGCCGGTGGTGAACATCAAGCCGCATCACTATTTCAAACAGGGTGCGATCATCACCTTGTTCAATCCCAAGGCCATTGTTTTCTACATGGCTTTTTTCCCGTTGTTTGTGAATCCACAGACGCATCGCGGACTGACGACATTTGCGGCGATGGCTGTAACAGTCGCCATTCTGACCTTGCTTTATGCGACCATCATGATTCTGCTCACGCACTTTCTGGCTGAACGCATGCGTGCCAATCCCAAAATTGTCAGCTTGCTGGAAAAGACGGCAGGTATCTTTCTCATTGGCTTTGGCGTCAAGCTGGCCATTTCCAAATAA
- a CDS encoding alpha/beta hydrolase produces the protein MNASNVLILPGWQGSGEEHWQSCWERLYGYQRVEQHDWMHPLRGDWSVRLEETVVDSNGPVILVAHSLGCILTAWWAAHSQNTAKVQAALLVAPGDVERPELAAGPLHGWRPIVTRALPFPSILVGSQNDPYCTFERARALADAWGSRLVDAGARGHINAESGLGDWPEGHALLDSLAQNKTKKD, from the coding sequence ATGAACGCAAGCAATGTGCTGATCCTGCCGGGCTGGCAGGGATCGGGTGAGGAACACTGGCAAAGCTGCTGGGAGCGCCTGTACGGCTACCAGCGCGTGGAGCAGCACGACTGGATGCATCCGCTGCGTGGCGACTGGAGCGTGCGGCTGGAAGAAACCGTGGTGGATTCCAATGGCCCGGTGATCTTGGTCGCGCACAGCCTGGGCTGCATTCTGACGGCCTGGTGGGCCGCCCATTCGCAAAACACGGCCAAGGTGCAGGCGGCTTTGCTGGTTGCTCCCGGAGACGTGGAGCGCCCCGAATTGGCCGCTGGACCGCTGCATGGCTGGCGTCCGATCGTCACGCGCGCATTGCCGTTTCCCAGCATTTTGGTGGGCAGCCAGAACGACCCGTATTGCACTTTCGAGCGTGCTCGCGCCCTTGCCGACGCCTGGGGCTCGCGCCTGGTGGATGCGGGGGCGCGCGGACATATCAATGCCGAATCCGGCCTTGGCGACTGGCCCGAAGGGCATGCGCTGCTGGATTCGCTCGCACAGAACAAGACAAAGAAGGACTGA
- a CDS encoding DUF1428 domain-containing protein yields the protein MNLQNYVDGFLCPVKTQDRERYLAVATAAAALFKKHGALSVVECWADDVPDGKLTSMPMAVKLEQGEIVVFSWVVWPDKAVRDKGMQAVMDDPQMPKDMPFDGKRLIYGGFQPILVA from the coding sequence ATGAATCTGCAGAACTACGTTGACGGCTTCCTCTGTCCGGTGAAAACGCAGGACCGGGAGCGCTATCTGGCGGTCGCCACGGCGGCGGCTGCGCTGTTCAAAAAGCACGGCGCGCTCTCGGTGGTCGAGTGCTGGGCCGACGATGTGCCGGATGGCAAACTCACCTCCATGCCCATGGCGGTGAAGCTGGAGCAGGGCGAGATCGTCGTGTTCTCGTGGGTCGTCTGGCCCGACAAGGCCGTGCGCGACAAGGGCATGCAGGCCGTGATGGACGACCCGCAGATGCCCAAGGACATGCCGTTCGACGGCAAGCGCCTGATCTACGGCGGATTCCAGCCGATTCTGGTTGCCTGA
- the rsmG gene encoding 16S rRNA (guanine(527)-N(7))-methyltransferase RsmG translates to MSDALLSELRDGAQKLGLALSEQQFAQLMEFLSVLQKWNKVYNLTSVRAPQEMLTHHLLDSLAAVPPLQRYLESMPEGQREKLLDVGSGGGLPGVVFAICCPQLDVSCVDTVAKKAAFINQAAATLKLPNLHGIHARVETLTTKFDVVSCRAFASLIDFTTWSRATLADHAIWFAMKGKHPDEEIAALRPDVEVFHVEQLQVPALDADRCIVWMRPVA, encoded by the coding sequence ATGAGCGATGCGTTGTTGAGTGAGCTGCGCGACGGTGCGCAGAAGCTGGGTTTGGCGCTGAGCGAACAGCAGTTCGCGCAGTTGATGGAGTTTCTGTCCGTCTTGCAGAAGTGGAACAAGGTCTACAACCTGACCTCGGTGCGTGCCCCGCAGGAAATGCTCACACACCATCTGCTGGACAGTCTGGCGGCGGTTCCTCCGCTGCAGCGCTATCTGGAGTCCATGCCCGAAGGTCAGCGTGAAAAACTGCTCGATGTGGGCTCGGGCGGTGGGTTGCCTGGCGTGGTGTTCGCCATCTGCTGCCCGCAGCTCGATGTGAGTTGTGTGGATACGGTGGCAAAGAAGGCCGCCTTCATCAATCAGGCAGCAGCGACTTTGAAGCTCCCCAATCTGCATGGCATCCACGCGCGGGTCGAAACGTTGACGACCAAATTTGATGTGGTGAGCTGCCGCGCATTCGCGTCGCTGATCGACTTCACGACCTGGTCGCGTGCCACGTTGGCCGATCACGCCATCTGGTTTGCCATGAAGGGCAAACATCCTGATGAAGAAATCGCAGCGCTGCGCCCGGATGTGGAGGTGTTTCACGTGGAACAGCTACAGGTCCCCGCGCTTGATGCAGATCGTTGCATCGTCTGGATGCGACCTGTCGCGTAA
- a CDS encoding flavin reductase family protein, whose amino-acid sequence MTTESERFHTYIPSEGHGLPHDPFNAIIGPRPIGWMSTKSSAGVLNLAPYSFFNAFNYTPPIIGFSSLGKKDTLTNIEETGEFVWNLATYPLAEAMNQSCAAVPFEVNEFELAQLTPLASLKVAPPRVAESPVTMECKCTQIIQLRCADGTNAPSWLVLGEVVAVHIEHRLLKDGIYDTAAGQPILRGGGPADYFKIEEAQRFRMFRPR is encoded by the coding sequence ATGACCACCGAATCCGAGCGCTTTCACACCTACATCCCGAGCGAAGGCCACGGCCTGCCGCACGATCCGTTCAACGCCATCATCGGGCCGCGTCCGATCGGCTGGATGTCCACGAAAAGCAGCGCGGGCGTGCTCAATCTCGCGCCCTACAGCTTCTTCAACGCGTTCAACTACACGCCGCCGATCATCGGCTTTTCCAGCCTCGGCAAGAAGGACACGCTGACCAACATCGAGGAGACCGGCGAGTTCGTCTGGAACCTCGCGACCTATCCGCTCGCCGAGGCCATGAACCAGAGCTGCGCGGCGGTCCCGTTCGAGGTCAACGAGTTCGAGCTGGCCCAGCTCACGCCGCTCGCGTCGCTCAAGGTCGCCCCGCCGCGCGTGGCCGAAAGCCCGGTGACCATGGAGTGCAAATGCACGCAGATCATCCAGCTCCGATGCGCGGACGGCACGAATGCGCCGAGCTGGCTGGTGCTGGGCGAGGTGGTGGCCGTGCACATCGAGCACCGCCTGCTCAAGGACGGCATCTACGACACGGCGGCGGGCCAGCCGATACTGCGTGGCGGTGGCCCTGCGGACTACTTCAAGATCGAGGAAGCTCAGCGCTTTCGCATGTTCCGCCCGCGCTGA
- a CDS encoding VOC family protein produces MQFIPYLNFNGNCAEAMAFYAKVLNGKQGPVMRFGDMPPSPDMPPVPESAKNGVMHTFVQFGDQELMASDVMPEACGGMAYQAPHGMYISIRVDTVDEGRRIFNAFAEGGKVSMPFDKTFWSPGFGMVTDRFGTPWMLNVFVPA; encoded by the coding sequence ATGCAATTCATTCCCTATCTCAACTTCAACGGCAACTGCGCGGAGGCCATGGCTTTCTATGCCAAGGTGCTCAACGGCAAGCAAGGCCCCGTCATGCGCTTTGGCGACATGCCACCATCGCCCGACATGCCGCCCGTGCCCGAGAGCGCCAAGAACGGCGTGATGCACACCTTCGTGCAGTTTGGCGATCAGGAACTGATGGCCTCCGACGTGATGCCCGAGGCCTGCGGCGGCATGGCCTATCAGGCGCCGCACGGCATGTACATCTCCATCCGTGTGGATACCGTGGATGAAGGCCGTCGCATCTTCAATGCCTTCGCGGAAGGCGGCAAGGTGTCCATGCCGTTCGACAAGACCTTCTGGTCGCCGGGCTTCGGCATGGTGACCGATCGCTTCGGCACGCCGTGGATGCTCAACGTGTTCGTTCCGGCTTGA
- a CDS encoding TetR/AcrR family transcriptional regulator: protein MTGLPTDVSVRRSYHHGDLRMALVDAGMKLAREGGPQAIVLREATRRAGVAPNAAYRHFANREALFEAVRMQVLATMAQTIEDLLALARQMAEPAPRAKAMLAAVGRGYLEFAQTETGWFRTAFAANELERDALADQKQQLQADKPPADPFELLCEALDAMVEAGVLPAAHRPQAEYLAWSTVHGMATLMIDGPLRHSTPEQRAALVERLLLMVEKGL, encoded by the coding sequence ATGACTGGCCTGCCCACCGATGTTTCCGTTCGACGCTCCTACCACCATGGCGATCTGCGCATGGCGCTGGTGGATGCGGGCATGAAACTTGCGCGCGAAGGCGGGCCGCAGGCCATCGTGCTGCGCGAGGCGACGCGGCGCGCGGGCGTGGCACCGAATGCGGCGTACCGGCATTTCGCCAACCGTGAAGCGCTGTTCGAGGCCGTGCGCATGCAGGTGCTGGCAACCATGGCTCAGACCATCGAAGACCTGCTCGCTCTCGCGCGGCAGATGGCCGAACCGGCTCCGCGCGCAAAGGCCATGCTGGCGGCCGTGGGGCGCGGCTATCTGGAATTCGCGCAGACCGAAACCGGCTGGTTCCGCACCGCGTTTGCGGCCAACGAACTGGAGCGCGATGCGCTCGCCGACCAGAAGCAGCAACTGCAGGCGGACAAGCCTCCGGCAGATCCTTTCGAGCTGCTGTGCGAGGCGCTGGATGCGATGGTCGAAGCGGGCGTGCTGCCCGCCGCGCACCGCCCACAGGCCGAGTATCTGGCCTGGTCCACGGTGCACGGCATGGCCACGCTGATGATCGACGGGCCGCTGCGCCACAGCACGCCCGAGCAACGCGCGGCGCTGGTCGAGCGGCTGCTGCTGATGGTCGAAAAAGGGCTTTGA
- a CDS encoding SRPBCC family protein: MFDPTSKDDGESSAQPSHINDLVLTRLLAAPADKLFRCWTDPALLVQWFVPAPWSVARVESDLRPGGRCLVVMRSPEGQEVPNDGVYLEVVPNRRLVFTDAYRAGWVPADKPFMTAIVNFEPVGDQTRYTAIARHWNEQDRKTHEDMGFHTGWGICADQLEALARTL; the protein is encoded by the coding sequence ATGTTCGATCCCACATCCAAGGACGACGGCGAATCGTCGGCACAACCATCGCACATCAACGATCTGGTGCTCACGCGCCTGCTGGCCGCGCCTGCCGACAAGTTGTTTCGCTGTTGGACCGATCCCGCACTCCTCGTGCAATGGTTCGTGCCCGCGCCGTGGAGCGTGGCGCGTGTCGAGTCGGACCTGCGACCCGGCGGGCGTTGCCTCGTCGTCATGCGCAGCCCCGAGGGTCAGGAAGTACCCAACGACGGCGTGTATCTCGAAGTCGTTCCCAACCGCAGACTGGTGTTCACCGACGCCTACCGTGCGGGCTGGGTTCCAGCCGACAAGCCGTTCATGACGGCCATCGTGAACTTCGAGCCCGTCGGCGATCAGACCCGCTACACCGCCATCGCGCGGCACTGGAACGAGCAGGATCGCAAGACCCACGAGGACATGGGCTTTCACACCGGCTGGGGCATCTGCGCGGACCAGCTCGAAGCCCTCGCACGCACCTTGTAG
- a CDS encoding peptidoglycan-binding domain-containing protein, whose product MRKTQWTLIAAACAAVVLTGCETTNMKMGSSESKTVATGAAGGSSTANASSQLERCQSPLGTVSLVENQDAGWYTILRNEYRLPPTANLLRLLVQQSNCFIVVERSAAGMRAMDRERQIMGSGEMRGGSNFGKGQMVASDYAMSPEIIFSNSDAGGIGGALGGLIGGGRGAAVAAIGGSMKTREASAMLTLVDNRSGVQVSASEGSASKTDFAGFGSIFGSAAGGSLGGYQNTAQGKVLTAAFMDAYNQMVMALRNYKAQAVQGQGLGGGGRLSVDGAAPPSQTRAGATMSTREAQERLVGLGYNLTADGSMGPKTMNAVRSYQKDQGLPQSGRLDKATLDALSR is encoded by the coding sequence ATGCGCAAAACCCAGTGGACCTTGATCGCAGCCGCATGTGCTGCCGTCGTTCTGACCGGTTGCGAAACCACCAACATGAAGATGGGCAGCTCCGAGTCGAAGACTGTGGCGACGGGCGCTGCAGGCGGCTCCAGCACTGCCAATGCGAGCAGCCAGCTGGAGCGCTGCCAGTCGCCTCTGGGCACGGTCTCTCTGGTCGAGAACCAGGACGCAGGTTGGTACACGATCCTGCGCAACGAATACCGCCTGCCGCCCACGGCCAATCTGCTGCGCCTGCTGGTGCAGCAATCCAACTGTTTCATCGTCGTCGAGCGCAGCGCAGCAGGCATGCGCGCCATGGACCGCGAGCGCCAGATCATGGGCTCGGGCGAAATGCGCGGCGGCAGCAACTTCGGCAAGGGCCAGATGGTGGCGTCCGACTACGCCATGTCGCCTGAAATCATCTTCTCGAACAGCGATGCTGGCGGCATCGGCGGTGCGCTGGGCGGCCTGATCGGCGGCGGTCGCGGTGCGGCTGTGGCGGCCATCGGCGGCAGCATGAAGACCCGTGAAGCCAGCGCCATGTTGACGCTGGTGGACAACCGCTCCGGCGTGCAGGTCTCGGCTTCCGAAGGAAGTGCCTCCAAAACCGATTTTGCGGGCTTTGGCAGCATTTTCGGCAGTGCGGCAGGGGGAAGTCTGGGCGGCTACCAGAACACCGCTCAGGGCAAGGTTTTGACAGCTGCGTTCATGGATGCCTACAACCAGATGGTCATGGCACTGCGCAACTACAAGGCCCAGGCCGTGCAAGGCCAAGGTCTGGGTGGCGGCGGTCGCCTGAGCGTGGATGGCGCTGCGCCTCCGTCGCAGACCCGCGCCGGTGCCACCATGTCCACGCGCGAGGCGCAGGAGCGCCTTGTGGGTTTGGGCTACAACCTGACGGCCGATGGCTCCATGGGCCCCAAGACCATGAACGCGGTCCGTTCGTACCAGAAGGACCAGGGACTGCCCCAAAGTGGTCGTCTGGACAAGGCGACGCTGGACGCGCTGTCGCGTTGA
- a CDS encoding VOC family protein → MSAVHNPVVWFEIYVQDMARARTFYESVLQKKLEPMQPPEGDASGFEMLAFPGDPHGPGAGGMLVKMDGVPSGGGGTLVYFACDDCAVEQARVEGAGGQIHKAKFSIGPYGFCALMMDTEGNCFGLHSMK, encoded by the coding sequence ATGTCAGCTGTACACAACCCTGTTGTCTGGTTTGAAATCTATGTGCAGGACATGGCCCGTGCCCGCACGTTCTACGAGTCCGTGTTGCAGAAAAAGCTGGAGCCCATGCAGCCCCCTGAAGGGGATGCGTCGGGCTTCGAGATGCTCGCCTTTCCAGGCGATCCCCACGGCCCCGGCGCGGGTGGCATGCTGGTGAAGATGGACGGCGTTCCTTCGGGTGGAGGCGGCACGCTGGTGTACTTTGCGTGCGACGACTGCGCGGTCGAACAGGCTCGCGTCGAGGGCGCGGGTGGGCAGATCCACAAGGCCAAGTTTTCCATTGGTCCCTATGGCTTTTGCGCGCTGATGATGGATACTGAGGGCAATTGCTTCGGCCTGCACTCGATGAAATGA
- a CDS encoding VOC family protein, whose amino-acid sequence MAQLQRIQPCLWFDRNGEEAARFYTSVFPHSSIGPITHYSDEGREFHHMPSGHALTVSFQLDGMDFLALNGGPSFRFNEAISLVVHCDTQQEIDHYWSRLGEGGDPAAQQCGWLKDRFSLSWQIVPEPWMRLLVSGEQTGIDRGMRAMFAMKKLNLAELLAAYEGR is encoded by the coding sequence ATGGCCCAGCTCCAACGCATACAGCCCTGCCTCTGGTTCGACCGCAATGGCGAGGAGGCGGCGCGCTTCTACACCTCGGTGTTTCCCCATTCGAGCATCGGCCCCATCACGCACTACAGCGACGAGGGCCGCGAGTTCCACCACATGCCCAGCGGCCACGCGCTCACGGTGAGTTTTCAGCTCGACGGCATGGATTTTCTGGCGCTCAACGGAGGCCCGAGCTTTCGATTCAACGAAGCCATCTCGCTGGTGGTGCACTGCGACACGCAGCAGGAAATCGACCACTACTGGAGCCGCTTGGGCGAAGGCGGCGACCCGGCGGCGCAGCAATGCGGATGGCTCAAGGATCGCTTCAGTCTTTCATGGCAGATCGTGCCTGAGCCATGGATGCGCCTGCTGGTCAGCGGCGAACAAACAGGCATCGATCGCGGCATGCGTGCCATGTTTGCGATGAAAAAGCTGAACCTTGCCGAACTGCTCGCCGCCTACGAAGGCCGCTGA
- a CDS encoding N-acetyltransferase — protein sequence MTELRIDVHTGPEAIESELDSLHGRLHTPGDSMHGIEHLSLLEDPRFTVHWREADGERYVYIEDTLEQRLAGYTVFNRLIEINKRADRFLRAPHSKFAPEYQRRGLATAVYRWALDGGQCLMTGARQSDGAHALWDRLARDYAQGYVHLQDKAVTYLGTEVDDERLMDDLNTRRILLGKGWSIEGLATSARMSMAEEAVCA from the coding sequence GTGACCGAGTTGCGCATCGATGTGCACACCGGCCCCGAAGCCATCGAGAGCGAGCTGGACTCGCTGCATGGCAGGCTCCACACCCCCGGTGACTCCATGCACGGCATCGAGCATCTTTCGCTCCTCGAAGATCCCCGATTCACCGTGCACTGGCGCGAGGCCGATGGTGAGCGCTATGTCTACATCGAAGACACGCTGGAGCAGCGACTCGCGGGCTACACGGTCTTCAACCGCCTCATTGAAATCAACAAGCGCGCCGACCGTTTTCTGCGCGCGCCGCATTCCAAATTCGCGCCGGAGTACCAGCGCCGGGGCCTGGCCACAGCCGTGTATCGCTGGGCGCTGGACGGCGGCCAGTGCCTGATGACGGGCGCGCGCCAGTCGGACGGCGCACATGCGCTATGGGACCGTCTTGCGCGCGACTACGCGCAGGGCTACGTGCACCTGCAGGACAAGGCAGTGACCTATCTGGGCACCGAAGTCGACGACGAGCGCCTGATGGACGATCTCAACACGCGCCGCATTCTGCTTGGCAAGGGCTGGAGCATCGAAGGCCTCGCCACTTCCGCGCGCATGAGCATGGCCGAAGAGGCCGTCTGCGCTTGA